The genome window TTAGATTTTAGCGGCTTGCGCTTGGATGAGGTACACCCGGTGAAACCCGGTTTCTCAGCACCACACTCACCTGAAAGCTGCTGTAAAAACTTAGAAAAATCAAAGATTATGGAAATAGTTGACGATCGCAAAAGCGATCGCTTCCGTTCCATCTTTCGCCAACTGCTGAGACTGGCGGGGGGGTTGTAGCGGTTGATGCAGAAATTCCCAGCTACCCCCGAAAAACTCAGATGGGGTCACAATTTGATGGTAAGCATAATTTTGGATACCTTCCAGCAGTAAAGGCGATTCTGCGAAGCCTTCTCGCGTCAGGGAAACGATCGGAACTTCGAGGCGCAAAGCTTCGGAAAAGGTGCTGTATCCAGGTTTGGAAATCACTCGTCCGCAAAACGGCAGAAAATCGATGGGGCGGTAGGTGCGATCGGCAATTTGGACTAAATTTGGCAAATCCGGTGTGTCCCTGTCAAGAGTGATGAATTGCCAATCGGGAAATTTTAGTACGTTTTCGTAGGGAATTTCCTGTAAACCCAAGCCGCCAAATGTAAGTAAAATGGTTTTGTCAGCCGGAGCAGTTATACCAAAGCGAGTTCGCAGTTCATCTAAATTGTGACGGGGAGAACCTCCAGTTAAACCGACATCTGTTATAATTGGAAACGCACTCATGGGTTCGTGGAGAGGCAAACGAAATAAGCGATCGCACTGACTAAAACACTCGCGAATCCAATCTGCTATTTCGATAAATTCTCCTCCCCAAGCCTCATAAATAAAGTCCCAGCCAAAGTTGCCCATCATCCAACAAGGTATACCAGCTGCTTTGGCGATCGCAGGTGCCAAAGGTGGAATATCTGCCAGCATTAAACCAACTCGATTTTGACGGATAAAGCTTGCTTCCGCTGCGACGATCGATTTTTGCTGAGTCTGGATTTGCCGCAGTTTTTCCAGTGTGGCAGTTTTATCCATTTTCAAGCTATCCGATTGAATAACGCCCACATCAAAACCGCGAGGGCGATGTATAAAATCTCCTGTAATGTAGTTATCTAACAACCAACGCGGTGTCGTTGTCACCATAATTAATAGAATTTCGGGATCTAACCGCTGAACTTCTGCGGCGACGGATGCAGCCCGCACGGCATGACCGAAACCGTGATTGGTGATGGCAACGTATAAGATTGGTTTGCGAGACATATATCGGATTTCTGTTTACAGCGGACAGTATATACGATTTTTAGTTATTTTATAACGCGAAGGAAATCGCAGAGGAAGGCAGAGAGGTTTTCTTTGGTATTAAAGATTAGTTTGAATGCTTTTAAACGAGTATATATGATAGCACAGATTCCCATTCTATTAGAATACCATAAAATTATAGAATAGCAATACAATTTTGCGGCAATTTTGGGGTCGGGCGGGTTAATTTTGTGCTGTTAAACTTGAAATTTGGAAATAAGATCGACTAGCCGATCGATTTCAGCGGTTGTAGTGAAATAATGAACGCAAGCTCGCACGCAGTCGGGGTCGTGAATGGTTCGGATCAGTAAGCCTCGATCTGACAAAAACTGCACCAGCTGCTGATGGGAAACGCCGCCTAGCAATTGGAAAGAAACCAGACCGGACTCTGGCGGGGATTTTCGCAGACAGGTAACTTTGGGAAGTTGGGATAACTGTTGCCAGAGGTACTTAGTTAAATGGAGAATTTGTTGATAGCGTTGCTGCTGGTCACCCCATTCTTGATGGATGGCGATCGCAGTTCTCAGTCCAGCATACAGCGGGTAGGCAGAGGTAGCCACTTCAAATCTTCGCCCATCCGGTTGCCAGCTAATACCGTTCTTACCAGATTGGATACTCCGCCAGCCAATAAAGGTGGGATGCAGGCTTTCTAAGGCTTGCGATCGCACGTAAAGACCGCCGATACCTTCTGGCCCACACCACCATTTATGACCTGTGAAGGCATAAAAGTCTACTTCCAATTCGTTAAGATTTAAGGGCAGCATCCCCACAGATTGGGCGGCATCAACTAGAATTTTCGTGTCAGAACTATTTTGCTGGCACGCTTTGACAATTTCGGCAAGTGGCAAGAGTTGACCTGTGTTCCAGAGGATATGACTCAGCACGACTAAGCGGGTATTCGGTTGCAGATGCTGGGTAATAGCTGCGATTGCATCTCCTTCATTCAAAGTTGGCATCAGATTGCAAATGTCAATTTCGATGCCAAAGCGTCGCTGAATTTCTTCTACAGCTGCTATAATGCCGGGATGTTCGCACTCAGACATCAACAAGCGATCGCCGCTTTTCCAGTCGATTCCCCACAAGGCGATGTTGCAACCTACAGTCACATCTTCGGTTAACGTGATGGTTTCAGGGGTAACGCCTAATTCAGATGCGATCGCTTCTCTAGTTCGATTCGCCTCCTCCACTACCCAAGCATACACCTCTGGCGAAAACGGCCCTGCACGCTGGATATATTCATAAGATTGGTAAATAGCGTCGAGTGCCGCTTGGGGCATTGGCCCTTGACCGCCGTAGTTAAAATAAGCTTTATTCGCCAAAGCCGGAAATTTTTGGCGATACTGCTCTAATAAAGTTTGTGTAGAAAAAATGTTGGTCAAGCGATTTTGGATAAAAAGATTTTAGATTTTGGATTGAACCCTCTATGTTGGGGGAGATTTTTTGTTAGGGTAGAGCCATGTTGCTAACTGCCGAACTGCTGCTGCACTACCAACGCTGTAATCGACGAGCGTTTCTTGATGTCTGTGGAGACCGCACCCAGATGGAACCTCCTAGTGACTTTCATTTGAAACTGCTACAAGACCGCTTTGCTCATCAAAAAACTTTTCTAGCAGAAGACGTTTATCACCAGCCAGTCTACGCCAAGGGAGATTGGGAAGCTGGTGCGATCGCTACTCTAGCATTAATGGAGCAGGGAGTCGATCGAATCCATAAAGGCGTACTTCTGACTGAGATTGCGATCGAGGGATCGGAGGAATCCGCGATCGTCTTATTAAGCCGTCCCGATTTATTGGTTAAACAGCCAGGAACATCTCGTTTTGGCGATTGGCTTTACGTTCCCGTAGACATTCAGTTGGGTAAACGTGCGAAGTTGGATTATCAAATCATAGCAGCGTTTCACGCCCACGTACTGGCACAAACACAAGAAACAATGCCAGAAACAGCGTGGCTAATTTTGCGAGAAAAAGGCGCATATCCAGTGGATTTGGATATTCGTATACCTCAGATGCAGATAATTGTAGAAAAATGCAGTCAAATATTGCTTGAAGAACAGGAACCAGAGGTTTTTATCAGCCGTCAGCGGTGCAATATTTGCGCGTGGTATAGCTACTGCTATGGAGTAGCGAAATCTCAGCAACACCTCTCGCTGCTACCGGGTGTTACCCCCAGCCGCTACACCTATTTGCAAGCGCTTAATTTGACAACACTGTCATCTCTGGCGAATGTTAGTTTAAGCGTACTGGAGGAAGTTTTCGATCGGGAAGTGGCTGTGCAGTTGGTGCGGCAAGCCCAATCTGTGTTAGAAAATCGGGCGATTTTGATATCGCCTCAGCCTTTAAATTTACCGACGGCGGCTATTGAGTTGTATTTCGATATTGAAGCTGAGCCAGATTTAGATATAGCTTATCTTTTGGGGGTACTGGTTGTCGATCGCGAAGCTAAAACTGAGAAATTTTATCCTTTTTTGGCAGAACAACCGGAAGATGAGGCGTCAATTTGGCAGCAATTTTTAGATTTGGTGTGGACTTATCCTTATGCGCCAATTTTCCATTTCTGCGATTACGAAGTTCTGGCTGTAAGGCAGCTGGCTAGGCGCTACAATACACCTGACTACTTGTGGAAACCGTTGCTAACTCGCTTTGTGGATGTGCATGAGAAAGTCTGTTCTGGGGTGACTTTGCCAGTGGAAAATTACACTCTCAAAGCGATCGCACGTTGGCTGGGTTTTGAGTGGCGCGATGTCAAGGCAAATGGCGCTCAGGCGATTTACTGGTACGATCGGTGGTTGAAGACGTGCGATCGCACTTTACTCGACAAAATTGTCCTATACAACGAAGATGATTGTCGCGCCACCCACCATGTCAAAGATTGGTTAGCGAACGCTGTACAGAATTCGCTTAAAATTAATGCAGGATAAATATAGTAAACTGATATTATACAAGAGTAGGTACTTGACCAATGGTTGTTAATAAAAGTCCCAATTACATCTCTCCAGAAGAATATCTCGCAGGAGAGGAGCTAAGTCCAATCAAACACGAATACATTTGCGGACAAGTCTACGCAATGGCAGGGGCAAGCGACCCCCATGTTACTATTTCCCTCAACTTGGCTTCAGCGTTAAGAAATCATGTGCGGGGGAAAGGTTGTCGTGTCTATATGTCAGACATGAAGGCACAGATTGAAACACTTAATATTTTTTATTATCCTGATGTAATGGTAAGTTGCGATCAACGGGATAGAGCATTTCAATCTTTCAAACAATATCCTTGTTTGATTGTAGAAGTATTGTCTAGAGGAACTGAAGGATTCGATCGCGGCGATAAGTTTGGTGATTACCAAGAATTAGAGACACTGCAAGAATATGTATTGATCGGCCAAAAGCGCCAGCGGATTGAGTGTTTCCGTCGCAATTCTGAAGGACTTTGGGTATTACAAACATATAGGCAGGGAAGCGAAATTTACTTAGCAAGCGTTGACTTTCGCGTTAGCATTGATGCTTTGTATGAAGATGTGCAATTCACAGAAAATGAAAGTGAATAGCTAACTTTCGGCTGACTTTCTAGCTAGTACAAAAAAGGTTGTAAAATCATTCCAAATACCTTTATCTGTCGCTAACGCCTCAATTTTGGCAATATATTCAGCTTGAAATTGCTCTAATTGTTCTGGTGAAATCTGCAACTGCGGCGTAATCAAATTATTGTTCGAGAGTTGATTCCACAAATTTTTTGCATCGCTAACGCGCATATAATAACCAAATTGCTCGGTTGTCAGTTCGATATTGTCAAAACCTGCCTCCTGCAACATTTTACGACACTTTTCTGGGGTATTCAGCGGTTCTTTTAAATCTGGAATTGAGATACCATAATTTTGCGCGATCGCCATAAACAACTCAGGTACACTAGGGATACCATCGGGAAAAGTAGAAAATGCCACCAAACCACTCTTTTTAAGGAAATGATACCACGATCGCAATGCGCGGGGAATATCGCTTAAATACACGATCGCCGAAGAACACAAAATCGCATCGAAAATGTTATTGTCAAAATTGATATAATCTGCATCTACTTCCTGTAGTTCAACATTCTTCAGATTTGCTGCCTCAATTTTGCGTTGCGCTTGACTTAGCATACCTGAAGAGATATCTACACCGATAATTTTGCCTTCATCGCCAACGATTTGAGCAGATGCGATCGCAACTATACCCGTACCAGTTGCCACATCTAATATTTGCTGTCTCCTTTGCAATTGTGCTAATTCCACTAAACGATTTCCGAGACAATAGCGAAAATCATTGTCGTAGTTATTTCTCGAATTAAATTCAGCAATTACTCGCTGCTTGTATTCGTCAATATTTGTGCGATCGATCATTCGCGAAATTATCCTTGAAGTGAGGACTGGGTAGGGGCGAAACACTTGCGTAGTTATCTTATTGGTAATAACCAAAATTGTCGGCGCAAGTGCTTCGCCCCTACAGACTAAAGCACCCAACGGGATTGGTAGATAGATTTATCAAGAGAATACATAACTGCTTTTAGTTCAAGCGAGTTTATATTTGGTAGTTGACTTTCTTTAAACATAAACTCTTTTTCATACTTTAAACCAACTTTTTCCATCACCCGTATAGATGCTTTATTTTCCGCTAAAGCCCAAGCCACAACTCGTTGAACGCCCCATTCATTAAAACCTTTTTCTAACAATAATCGAGAACCTTCAGTTGCATATCCTTTGCCCCATTTATCTTTTTTTAGCCTATATCCCAGAGCAATTTCGTCATTTTTTACCAGATTTAATTCAACAGCAAAGGCATTTTCTAGTGCTGGATACAAATGAAACCAGCCCATAAAATCCTGGCTCGATTTTTCGATCGCTGCCCAAATTCCGTAATTTTCATATTTACTATAATATGATATGATTTTTGGCAAAAACTTTTCTTTAATCAATGCGCGATCCACCGGCTTTCCCCCATTGATAAAACGCATTACTTCCGGGTCATTATCCAATGCAAATAAATTATCAGTATCCTCATCAGTAAACTGACGTAAAACCAATCTTTCAGTTTCTATAAATACTTTCATATCTCCTCTATCACCTCTACAATTCATATCATGTCCGGTAGCATCGGTTACCTAAAAAATTCCTGTTTTTATTCTTATCTGCGTTTATCTGCGTTCATCTGTCTTCATCTGCGGTAAAAATTTAACCAACGATGAAAACAGACAATTTGACGATATCATCCCTGAATGCGAAAACAAAAAAAGGTTAGGATTGGGTTTTATTACCTCAACCCTACCTACGAAAGTTCTAGCGACTATCACCTCTACAACTCATCCCTTAATGCAAACAACTTGCTTCAGAGTTGCCACAACTTCCACCAAATCAGCTTGATTATTCATCACCTCATCTATCGGCTTATAAGCGCCCGGAATTTCATCCAAAACGCCCTCATCTTTACGACACTCCACACCATTAGTTTGCTGAATCAAATCATCCAGCGAAAAGTTAAGTTTCGCCTTATTTCGAGACATCAAACGCCCAGCGCCGTGCGAACAACTGCAATAACTGTCATGATTTCCCTTACCTTTAACGATGAAAGACTTTGCTCCCATCGAACCGGGAATAATGCCGTAATCTTCCTCCCGCGCCCTTACCGCACCCTTGCGAGTGATGTACACCTCCTCACCAAAATGGACTTCTTTTTCCGCATAATTGTGATGGCAATTCACCGACAATAAAGGCTTAGTTTGCTTACCGCCAGCGAGATGTTTTTCAACAATTCGCTTGAACCGAGACATCATGACATCGCGATTAAATCGAGCATAATTTTGCGCCCACTGTAAATCGTTCCAGTAAGCTGCAAATTCTGGTGTACCCTCCACAAAATAAGTCAAATCTGGATCTGGTAAACGTATGTTTGCCAGTTTGGCTAGTTCCTTTCCAGTACCAATATGATTTTGGGCTAGCATATTGCCAATATTGCGCGAACCGGAGTGCAGCATCAACCAAACTTGGTTCTCTGTATCGATGCAAACTTCGATAAAATGGTTTCCTCCACCGAGAGAACCCAATTGTTTCATCGCCTTGCTTTCCAGGTGTTGCACTCCTGGATGCAGTTC of Argonema galeatum A003/A1 contains these proteins:
- a CDS encoding glycosyl transferase, which translates into the protein MSRKPILYVAITNHGFGHAVRAASVAAEVQRLDPEILLIMVTTTPRWLLDNYITGDFIHRPRGFDVGVIQSDSLKMDKTATLEKLRQIQTQQKSIVAAEASFIRQNRVGLMLADIPPLAPAIAKAAGIPCWMMGNFGWDFIYEAWGGEFIEIADWIRECFSQCDRLFRLPLHEPMSAFPIITDVGLTGGSPRHNLDELRTRFGITAPADKTILLTFGGLGLQEIPYENVLKFPDWQFITLDRDTPDLPNLVQIADRTYRPIDFLPFCGRVISKPGYSTFSEALRLEVPIVSLTREGFAESPLLLEGIQNYAYHQIVTPSEFFGGSWEFLHQPLQPPRQSQQLAKDGTEAIAFAIVNYFHNL
- a CDS encoding aminotransferase class V-fold PLP-dependent enzyme; this encodes MTNIFSTQTLLEQYRQKFPALANKAYFNYGGQGPMPQAALDAIYQSYEYIQRAGPFSPEVYAWVVEEANRTREAIASELGVTPETITLTEDVTVGCNIALWGIDWKSGDRLLMSECEHPGIIAAVEEIQRRFGIEIDICNLMPTLNEGDAIAAITQHLQPNTRLVVLSHILWNTGQLLPLAEIVKACQQNSSDTKILVDAAQSVGMLPLNLNELEVDFYAFTGHKWWCGPEGIGGLYVRSQALESLHPTFIGWRSIQSGKNGISWQPDGRRFEVATSAYPLYAGLRTAIAIHQEWGDQQQRYQQILHLTKYLWQQLSQLPKVTCLRKSPPESGLVSFQLLGGVSHQQLVQFLSDRGLLIRTIHDPDCVRACVHYFTTTAEIDRLVDLISKFQV
- a CDS encoding TM0106 family RecB-like putative nuclease produces the protein MLLTAELLLHYQRCNRRAFLDVCGDRTQMEPPSDFHLKLLQDRFAHQKTFLAEDVYHQPVYAKGDWEAGAIATLALMEQGVDRIHKGVLLTEIAIEGSEESAIVLLSRPDLLVKQPGTSRFGDWLYVPVDIQLGKRAKLDYQIIAAFHAHVLAQTQETMPETAWLILREKGAYPVDLDIRIPQMQIIVEKCSQILLEEQEPEVFISRQRCNICAWYSYCYGVAKSQQHLSLLPGVTPSRYTYLQALNLTTLSSLANVSLSVLEEVFDREVAVQLVRQAQSVLENRAILISPQPLNLPTAAIELYFDIEAEPDLDIAYLLGVLVVDREAKTEKFYPFLAEQPEDEASIWQQFLDLVWTYPYAPIFHFCDYEVLAVRQLARRYNTPDYLWKPLLTRFVDVHEKVCSGVTLPVENYTLKAIARWLGFEWRDVKANGAQAIYWYDRWLKTCDRTLLDKIVLYNEDDCRATHHVKDWLANAVQNSLKINAG
- a CDS encoding Uma2 family endonuclease is translated as MVVNKSPNYISPEEYLAGEELSPIKHEYICGQVYAMAGASDPHVTISLNLASALRNHVRGKGCRVYMSDMKAQIETLNIFYYPDVMVSCDQRDRAFQSFKQYPCLIVEVLSRGTEGFDRGDKFGDYQELETLQEYVLIGQKRQRIECFRRNSEGLWVLQTYRQGSEIYLASVDFRVSIDALYEDVQFTENESE
- a CDS encoding class I SAM-dependent methyltransferase, producing the protein MIDRTNIDEYKQRVIAEFNSRNNYDNDFRYCLGNRLVELAQLQRRQQILDVATGTGIVAIASAQIVGDEGKIIGVDISSGMLSQAQRKIEAANLKNVELQEVDADYINFDNNIFDAILCSSAIVYLSDIPRALRSWYHFLKKSGLVAFSTFPDGIPSVPELFMAIAQNYGISIPDLKEPLNTPEKCRKMLQEAGFDNIELTTEQFGYYMRVSDAKNLWNQLSNNNLITPQLQISPEQLEQFQAEYIAKIEALATDKGIWNDFTTFFVLARKSAES
- a CDS encoding GNAT family N-acetyltransferase; this translates as MKVFIETERLVLRQFTDEDTDNLFALDNDPEVMRFINGGKPVDRALIKEKFLPKIISYYSKYENYGIWAAIEKSSQDFMGWFHLYPALENAFAVELNLVKNDEIALGYRLKKDKWGKGYATEGSRLLLEKGFNEWGVQRVVAWALAENKASIRVMEKVGLKYEKEFMFKESQLPNINSLELKAVMYSLDKSIYQSRWVL